The proteins below are encoded in one region of Shewanella algae:
- a CDS encoding GAD-like domain-containing protein, with protein sequence MLLQSFIDHLPPGADIKSVSAPTLAKYQDHLPECLLELWQQHGFGHYGDGLIQLIDPDEYLDNLWGWLMLDEDMSRIPFAISCFGDIFYYRLLSDEGDEDIAFIDPHTSQTDVLTWSMEDFFNDWCCDDEVQASFFRKKDLQQVSDLQGKLQQNQIYFYTPALRLGGEPAIDKTQRGDARVQLDLLLQLALEA encoded by the coding sequence ATGCTTCTGCAATCTTTTATCGACCATCTGCCACCCGGTGCAGATATTAAATCAGTATCGGCGCCAACTCTTGCCAAATATCAGGACCATTTGCCCGAGTGCTTGTTGGAACTGTGGCAACAACATGGCTTTGGCCACTATGGTGATGGTTTAATCCAACTTATTGATCCGGATGAATACCTGGACAATCTCTGGGGCTGGCTGATGTTGGATGAAGACATGAGTCGCATCCCTTTCGCTATCAGCTGTTTTGGCGACATTTTTTATTATCGGCTCCTGAGCGATGAAGGGGATGAAGATATCGCCTTTATCGATCCCCACACTTCGCAGACAGATGTGCTCACCTGGAGCATGGAAGATTTCTTCAACGACTGGTGTTGTGACGATGAAGTGCAAGCCAGCTTCTTCAGGAAGAAGGATCTTCAGCAAGTCAGTGATCTGCAAGGTAAGCTGCAGCAGAACCAGATCTATTTTTACACCCCGGCACTGCGTCTCGGTGGTGAACCTGCCATTGATAAGACTCAAAGAGGCGATGCCAGGGTTCAGCTGGACTTACTACTGCAATTGGCACTTGAAGCCTAA
- a CDS encoding DUF6150 family protein — MALIYEVQVRGAAKVLVHEVSSRAAADLLVYRVDSRGATHNQDSLWCQVASRSMATSLIHWVSHRGAADLLVYFVSSRGASGWQTQHPLKGRL; from the coding sequence ATGGCGCTTATTTATGAGGTTCAGGTTCGGGGAGCGGCCAAGGTGCTGGTACATGAAGTCAGCTCCCGCGCGGCCGCCGATCTATTGGTTTATCGAGTCGACAGCCGCGGCGCTACACACAATCAGGATAGTCTCTGGTGTCAGGTGGCGAGCCGCTCAATGGCTACGTCACTCATTCATTGGGTCAGCCATCGTGGCGCGGCCGATCTGCTGGTGTATTTTGTCAGCAGTCGTGGAGCCAGTGGTTGGCAAACTCAGCACCCGCTCAAAGGCCGTTTGTAA
- a CDS encoding DUF6559 family protein yields the protein MFAHLLRKRKIRQYARKLSRDLLKHYGKKRYYSRNQLERALIRQKLRRPARDGDSNGRISTNEYYAYAMYCSPAEFSRISMQTSIAQGSSEPDYGQLRREAAEVIFGRPQDFSITSLHDACTGHSAAETAAADPGCDSGSD from the coding sequence ATGTTTGCCCATCTGCTTCGAAAACGAAAGATAAGGCAATATGCCCGTAAGCTATCCAGGGATTTGCTAAAGCATTATGGCAAGAAGAGATATTACTCCAGAAATCAGCTGGAAAGGGCCTTAATCAGACAAAAGCTCAGGCGTCCGGCCAGAGACGGTGACAGCAATGGCAGGATTTCGACCAACGAATATTATGCCTATGCCATGTACTGCTCACCGGCCGAGTTTTCCCGCATTTCGATGCAAACTTCCATCGCCCAAGGTTCCAGTGAGCCGGACTATGGGCAACTGAGAAGGGAAGCTGCGGAGGTTATCTTTGGCCGGCCACAGGATTTTTCTATCACGAGCCTGCATGATGCCTGTACAGGCCATAGTGCAGCGGAAACCGCCGCTGCGGATCCGGGGTGTGATTCTGGCAGTGATTAA
- a CDS encoding PaaI family thioesterase yields MVTIAELQAFINYELPHSGIVIEHLGDKSARVRKPITQAHLRPGGTVSGPTMMELADIAIYVALLGEIGIVPLAVTTNLNINFLRKPSAECDIVADCRLLKLGKSLAIAEVSVFSDGHSDLVAHAVGTYSIPPAS; encoded by the coding sequence ATGGTGACTATCGCCGAGCTGCAAGCTTTTATTAACTACGAGCTGCCACATAGCGGCATTGTGATTGAACATCTGGGAGATAAGTCAGCCAGAGTGCGTAAGCCGATAACTCAGGCGCACCTGCGCCCCGGTGGTACTGTCTCAGGGCCGACCATGATGGAGCTGGCGGATATTGCCATCTATGTCGCCTTGCTGGGGGAAATAGGCATAGTGCCGCTGGCGGTAACCACTAACCTGAATATTAACTTTCTGCGTAAACCCAGTGCCGAGTGTGACATTGTCGCCGATTGTAGGCTGCTGAAACTGGGTAAATCACTGGCGATTGCCGAGGTGTCTGTGTTTTCGGACGGACACAGCGACCTGGTGGCCCATGCCGTGGGCACTTATTCCATTCCGCCGGCGAGCTAG
- a CDS encoding alpha/beta hydrolase: MRFVFLLCALLSLTVLAEEQRFTLAAGLIDEAVTVQVALPESYRHSDSFHYPLLLVLDGSTQFHHVASSVGFLSTYAIVPEMIVVGISTRDRLKYFTPTEPEDFAARAGKADVYNRFIAEELLPTLSERYRLAPYRMIFGHSLAGLYSSYQVLGPASSFNAAIAISPSLWWDDGALITDYDKYQTRERKAPMRWFLSMASEPGEMAQAFDAMLQKLETKKPSKLQVFNARFARETHDSTPLIGNVEGLKAIFSGWNAVPQVDVMSLQQLLAFYREKTAEYGYYTFPLSAHQFNVYGLKAAYEGQTAWGVAILEQGVEKFARSEILWDSLATAYTLNQQLDKAMAASIKALQLARLHGSVFLEEIMAQNRALEQKLSQP, from the coding sequence ATGAGATTCGTATTTTTGCTTTGTGCCTTGCTGTCGCTGACTGTATTGGCCGAAGAGCAGCGTTTTACACTTGCGGCCGGGCTTATCGATGAAGCCGTGACAGTTCAGGTTGCTTTGCCCGAGAGTTATCGACATTCAGACAGTTTTCATTACCCCTTGCTGTTGGTACTTGATGGTTCGACTCAGTTTCATCATGTGGCATCCAGCGTCGGCTTTCTGAGCACATACGCCATAGTACCGGAAATGATAGTGGTGGGCATAAGCACCCGCGACAGACTCAAGTACTTTACTCCCACAGAGCCGGAAGATTTCGCCGCAAGGGCGGGAAAGGCCGATGTTTATAACCGTTTTATCGCAGAGGAACTGCTGCCTACATTGAGTGAACGTTACCGTCTGGCGCCTTACCGGATGATATTTGGCCACTCTTTGGCCGGGCTTTACAGCAGTTATCAGGTGCTCGGTCCGGCATCGTCCTTCAATGCCGCGATAGCCATTAGTCCCAGCCTGTGGTGGGACGATGGTGCCTTGATTACAGATTACGACAAATACCAGACTCGCGAGCGCAAAGCGCCCATGCGCTGGTTTCTCAGTATGGCGAGTGAGCCAGGCGAGATGGCGCAGGCCTTTGATGCCATGCTGCAAAAACTGGAAACCAAGAAGCCGTCAAAGCTACAGGTTTTCAATGCCCGTTTTGCCCGAGAAACCCACGACAGCACTCCCTTGATTGGCAATGTCGAGGGGCTTAAAGCCATCTTCAGTGGCTGGAACGCGGTACCACAAGTCGATGTGATGTCGCTGCAACAGCTGCTGGCGTTCTACAGGGAAAAAACTGCCGAGTATGGCTATTATACCTTTCCGTTGTCGGCACATCAATTCAATGTATACGGCCTAAAGGCCGCCTATGAGGGCCAAACTGCCTGGGGCGTTGCCATATTGGAGCAAGGAGTAGAGAAATTCGCTCGCTCGGAAATCCTTTGGGACAGCCTGGCAACGGCCTATACGCTTAACCAACAGCTCGATAAGGCTATGGCGGCGTCTATCAAGGCGCTGCAATTGGCCAGGCTGCATGGTTCGGTTTTTCTCGAAGAGATTATGGCTCAGAACCGGGCGCTTGAGCAAAAACTGAGTCAGCCCTAA
- a CDS encoding TonB-dependent receptor encodes MPSYTFKLNALLLAMLASPAFADDAVERGNQSIEKIVVLGEKTEKSLKDVSSSVSVITEEQLKTLQYLSVHDAISEIPNLVVLSGQMPNIRGVSGNGAATGFSGVSGGAKTRVSTITDGVAEPFMADLTGDTGMWDIEQIEVFRGPQSTSNGRNSIGGAMFIKTKDPTFDWQGAARVGYRSESQYIDSAAAISGPLIEDELAFRLSAQHTDGETYANPVIHEANPPGFDLNKLNTDRIRAKLLWEPAAIDGLKAMLSYAKNHERGNTGRQYFSGDDPWKYQPINPRNMDTESDTGSIKLDYRISDNFSVDFLLARMNYNWVMDTYDKDPATEQVVSMEESNTTAETKLHFGLNSELYSGFIGLYYFKRDQDFNSIGGSVYRGDDNSDSKAVFGEFTYNFTDDFRITAGGRVERESQLRNFWMKQPQTPIEDTLDNSKTIKLPKLVLQYDINAETIVSLSGRRGYNAAGAAIGFPENEFYFYDEEYVNAYELGLRTSLDGGNINLSANLFYNDYDGYQATGSARRVINMDKVITYGAEFEASAMVTRDLRLHGGLGLLSSEIKEPGEGYASAKGNELDSAPSMTANLGAQYWLTDQLTFSVSANYVGEYYGDFENTEERVAGDYVLARMSLNYETDNWIFNAFVNNAFDEKAVLSRSPAARNYPDGYAAIVDPRNFGVSVTYQF; translated from the coding sequence ATGCCTAGCTACACGTTTAAGCTCAACGCCCTGCTGCTCGCTATGCTGGCATCACCGGCCTTTGCCGACGATGCTGTCGAGCGCGGAAATCAATCAATCGAAAAAATTGTCGTTTTGGGGGAAAAGACAGAGAAATCATTGAAAGACGTGAGTTCATCTGTATCTGTCATCACGGAGGAGCAGCTTAAGACGCTGCAATACCTGTCGGTGCATGACGCCATCTCTGAAATACCCAACCTGGTAGTGCTGTCCGGGCAGATGCCCAATATCCGCGGGGTTTCCGGTAACGGAGCCGCCACCGGCTTTAGTGGGGTTTCCGGCGGCGCCAAGACCCGGGTATCGACCATAACCGATGGTGTGGCAGAACCTTTTATGGCGGATTTGACCGGCGATACCGGCATGTGGGACATAGAGCAGATTGAAGTGTTTCGTGGTCCCCAATCCACCAGCAATGGCCGCAACAGCATAGGCGGCGCCATGTTTATCAAGACCAAGGATCCGACTTTTGACTGGCAGGGTGCCGCTCGGGTGGGTTATCGCAGTGAGAGCCAATATATAGACTCGGCCGCCGCTATCTCCGGCCCTTTGATTGAAGATGAGCTGGCCTTTCGCCTGTCGGCGCAGCATACCGATGGCGAAACTTACGCCAACCCGGTTATCCATGAAGCTAACCCGCCGGGCTTTGATCTGAATAAGCTCAACACAGACAGAATAAGAGCCAAACTTCTGTGGGAGCCCGCAGCCATTGACGGCCTCAAGGCCATGCTCAGCTATGCCAAAAACCATGAGCGCGGCAACACGGGACGGCAATACTTCAGTGGTGACGATCCCTGGAAGTATCAGCCCATCAACCCCAGAAACATGGACACTGAATCCGATACCGGCAGCATCAAGCTGGACTACAGGATCAGTGACAATTTCTCGGTCGACTTCTTGCTGGCCAGAATGAACTACAACTGGGTGATGGATACCTATGACAAGGATCCTGCTACCGAGCAAGTGGTGAGTATGGAGGAGTCCAACACCACGGCTGAAACCAAGCTGCATTTTGGCCTTAACAGCGAACTCTACAGCGGCTTTATCGGCCTCTACTATTTCAAGCGCGATCAAGACTTCAACAGTATCGGCGGTTCGGTTTATCGCGGCGACGACAATAGTGACTCCAAAGCGGTTTTCGGCGAATTTACTTATAACTTCACCGATGACTTCAGGATCACCGCCGGAGGCCGGGTCGAACGGGAATCGCAGCTGCGTAACTTCTGGATGAAGCAGCCGCAAACGCCCATAGAAGATACCCTGGACAACAGCAAGACCATCAAGTTGCCCAAGCTGGTGCTGCAATATGATATCAATGCCGAGACCATAGTCTCCTTAAGCGGTCGCCGTGGTTACAACGCCGCCGGTGCGGCGATAGGCTTTCCGGAGAATGAGTTCTACTTCTACGATGAAGAGTACGTTAACGCCTATGAACTTGGGCTGAGAACCAGCCTGGATGGCGGTAATATCAACCTGAGCGCCAACCTGTTCTACAACGACTACGACGGATATCAGGCCACAGGTTCTGCCAGACGGGTTATCAACATGGACAAGGTGATTACCTATGGTGCCGAGTTTGAAGCCTCAGCCATGGTGACCCGGGATCTGCGCCTGCACGGCGGCCTTGGGCTGTTGAGTTCGGAAATCAAGGAACCTGGAGAAGGTTATGCCTCTGCCAAGGGCAATGAGCTGGATTCGGCCCCCTCAATGACCGCCAATCTCGGTGCCCAGTATTGGCTGACAGATCAGCTTACCTTCAGTGTCTCCGCCAACTATGTCGGTGAGTACTATGGTGACTTTGAGAACACAGAGGAACGAGTTGCCGGTGACTATGTGCTGGCACGTATGTCGCTCAATTATGAGACAGACAACTGGATCTTCAACGCCTTCGTCAACAACGCCTTTGATGAGAAAGCCGTGTTGAGTCGCTCTCCGGCAGCCCGTAACTACCCGGATGGCTATGCGGCGATAGTCGATCCCCGTAACTTTGGGGTCTCAGTCACCTACCAGTTTTAA
- a CDS encoding dipeptidase produces the protein MMIRTLSRLSLSLSLCVFAPFVSAESGLTAQPSSQVSSQTSSVSAAQGTESATSKVSPLSKTLAQYSLDRYGSEMEQSLAELVNFNTEAIPGLTPDTNPEFIGFKQALKAQAEQLGLDYADHGYVLLIGLGEDRGGGANKLGIITHGDVQPANSTLWHQSPYQLDTQSQPGKLIGRGTEDDKGPIVTAMYAMKALKDKSVKLNRRIELMVYLAEESDWEPLKVFLKDYQAADMNITIDAEYPVVTAEKGWSQIKLTIPEPKVKAPNFDKPQLQHFSGGSFASQIPQQALALIRGADSAMVSRLQRAAEAQQGMRYDFTLDFDSLEIAANGKSAHSSTPEDGVNAVTHLAALLESEIFAPSQSALTLAFINEMIGLDLYAERFGELGYSDDFMGPMSLAPTVVEWGQGGTSITLNLRRPIGKSPETLDKQLSAALAGWQQSHGVTLVDVSSYWGEPKVMDKAPHLQTLLNVFAEFTGITDPKPVAIGGSTNSKLFPNALSFGPAMPGVEYTGHSEHEFITREQLQLNLKMYTAAMVELAVNPGS, from the coding sequence ATGATGATAAGAACACTTTCCCGTTTATCCCTGTCGCTGTCCCTGTGCGTGTTTGCTCCTTTTGTAAGCGCAGAGAGCGGCCTTACGGCTCAGCCCTCGAGCCAGGTTTCAAGCCAGACTTCAAGCGTAAGTGCTGCCCAAGGTACAGAGTCTGCAACGAGTAAAGTCTCGCCACTGTCGAAAACCTTGGCCCAGTACAGCCTTGACCGCTACGGCAGCGAGATGGAACAGAGTCTCGCCGAGTTGGTGAACTTCAATACCGAGGCTATCCCAGGGTTGACACCCGACACCAATCCGGAATTCATCGGCTTCAAGCAGGCGCTCAAGGCCCAAGCTGAGCAGTTGGGGCTGGATTATGCCGATCACGGTTATGTGCTCTTGATAGGCCTTGGCGAAGACAGGGGCGGCGGCGCTAATAAGCTTGGCATTATTACCCATGGGGATGTGCAGCCGGCCAATTCAACGCTTTGGCACCAGAGTCCCTATCAACTGGATACTCAATCGCAACCGGGCAAGCTGATAGGCCGCGGCACCGAAGATGACAAGGGGCCGATAGTCACCGCCATGTATGCCATGAAGGCGCTCAAGGACAAGTCGGTAAAACTGAATCGCCGCATCGAGCTCATGGTATATCTGGCCGAGGAGTCGGACTGGGAGCCGCTGAAAGTGTTTCTCAAGGACTATCAAGCGGCCGATATGAATATCACCATAGACGCCGAATATCCTGTAGTCACCGCCGAGAAGGGCTGGAGTCAGATAAAACTCACGATACCTGAACCCAAAGTCAAGGCGCCTAATTTCGATAAACCGCAACTGCAGCATTTCAGCGGTGGCTCATTTGCCAGTCAGATCCCCCAGCAGGCCTTGGCCCTGATCCGCGGAGCCGACAGCGCCATGGTCAGCCGTTTGCAACGCGCCGCAGAAGCCCAGCAGGGGATGCGCTATGATTTTACCCTGGATTTCGACAGCCTGGAGATAGCCGCCAACGGTAAATCGGCCCATTCCTCAACCCCTGAAGATGGTGTCAATGCCGTGACTCATCTGGCTGCGCTGTTGGAGTCTGAGATATTTGCGCCGAGCCAGTCGGCATTAACCCTGGCATTTATCAATGAAATGATAGGCTTGGACCTCTATGCCGAGCGCTTTGGCGAGCTGGGCTATAGTGATGATTTTATGGGCCCTATGTCGCTGGCGCCGACTGTGGTGGAGTGGGGGCAGGGTGGTACCAGTATTACGCTTAACCTAAGGCGCCCCATAGGCAAGAGCCCGGAAACCTTGGATAAACAGCTGTCTGCGGCGCTGGCCGGTTGGCAGCAATCCCACGGCGTGACTCTGGTCGATGTCAGCAGCTATTGGGGCGAGCCCAAGGTGATGGATAAGGCGCCGCATCTGCAAACCCTGCTCAATGTGTTTGCCGAGTTTACCGGTATTACCGACCCTAAACCTGTTGCTATTGGCGGCTCCACCAACAGTAAACTGTTTCCCAATGCCCTCAGTTTTGGTCCGGCCATGCCGGGTGTCGAGTATACAGGCCACAGTGAACATGAGTTTATCACCCGCGAGCAGTTGCAGCTGAACCTTAAGATGTACACCGCTGCCATGGTGGAGTTGGCGGTAAACCCGGGATCATAA
- a CDS encoding GFA family protein: MKHYRGSCLCGKVRFEISAELQQFFLCHCSRCRKDSGSAHSANLFSDSAELTWLSGQDAITAFTLPGTRHSRHFCAVCGSPLPKAVEGGHLLQIPAGSLDDEPGLTPQAHIFCQTRAAWDQALEQVPGLEQGPV, from the coding sequence ATGAAGCACTATCGAGGCAGTTGCCTTTGCGGCAAGGTTCGTTTTGAAATCAGCGCTGAGCTGCAGCAGTTCTTTTTGTGCCACTGCAGTCGCTGCCGCAAGGATTCAGGTTCGGCCCACAGTGCCAATCTGTTTTCAGACAGCGCCGAGTTAACCTGGCTCAGTGGCCAGGACGCCATTACTGCGTTTACCCTGCCCGGTACCCGCCACAGCCGCCACTTTTGTGCCGTTTGCGGCTCGCCGCTGCCCAAAGCGGTCGAGGGTGGCCACCTACTGCAAATACCCGCAGGCAGCCTGGACGATGAGCCGGGCCTGACTCCCCAGGCGCACATTTTTTGTCAGACACGCGCCGCTTGGGATCAGGCTTTGGAACAAGTGCCCGGCCTGGAGCAGGGCCCGGTTTAA
- a CDS encoding LysE family translocator, whose amino-acid sequence MDNYFVYFGVAMATILLPGPAVMLTVNNSIQRGLLKTFAGIFGVALAILFVALISATSLGVVLASSMLAFTLIKFIGAAYLIYLGLKMFRAKGGGTSSAHLQQGSARKCFAEGFLVSISNPKAIVFFMSIFPQFIDLQREYAPQFALLAATFSGLVILIHTLYALFASIAKTKLASGKGGSVLNKLSGGVFVCFGIGLAASSR is encoded by the coding sequence ATGGATAACTATTTTGTGTATTTCGGTGTTGCCATGGCCACCATTCTCTTGCCTGGGCCAGCGGTGATGCTGACCGTCAATAACTCGATTCAACGCGGCTTGCTCAAGACCTTTGCCGGTATCTTTGGGGTCGCACTGGCTATTTTGTTTGTTGCCTTGATCTCGGCCACCAGTTTGGGGGTTGTGTTGGCCAGTTCAATGCTGGCCTTTACCCTGATTAAGTTTATTGGCGCCGCTTATCTTATCTATCTTGGCCTGAAAATGTTCCGAGCCAAGGGTGGTGGCACCAGCAGCGCTCATTTACAGCAAGGCAGCGCTCGCAAGTGTTTCGCCGAAGGATTTTTAGTCTCCATCTCCAACCCCAAGGCGATCGTGTTTTTTATGTCGATATTCCCGCAGTTTATCGACCTGCAGCGGGAATACGCTCCTCAGTTTGCCTTACTCGCCGCAACCTTTAGTGGCTTGGTGATCCTTATTCACACTCTGTATGCCCTGTTTGCTTCCATTGCCAAGACCAAGCTGGCTTCCGGCAAGGGAGGCTCAGTGTTGAATAAGCTAAGCGGCGGCGTCTTTGTCTGCTTCGGCATTGGCCTCGCCGCATCAAGCCGCTAG
- a CDS encoding Type 1 glutamine amidotransferase-like domain-containing protein has protein sequence MNLLLLSNHQSATGHKALAFVIEALGLKGQAGGYIGSEPDPEGDFYRATQAFYQGLGIGLNTYLDFEQGFNDTVMQTLLDKPLVHLSGGDTYRFLRGLHSRNQQQKLKSYAASGHLLVGVSAGAMLLTANIETAALCGDSNTVGLENLKALGLADLLFVPHVVHSQSRDQSHGLSQKQRAKQLAKRHGLPVYLCSDEDALAIIDGRLHSFGAPELILPEAIA, from the coding sequence ATGAATCTACTGCTGCTCAGTAATCACCAAAGCGCAACCGGCCATAAGGCGCTAGCGTTTGTTATTGAGGCTTTGGGGCTTAAAGGACAAGCGGGTGGTTACATAGGTTCAGAGCCTGATCCCGAGGGAGATTTCTACCGGGCAACACAGGCGTTTTATCAAGGCCTTGGCATAGGTCTCAACACCTACCTGGATTTTGAGCAGGGTTTTAACGATACTGTGATGCAGACGTTACTGGATAAGCCTTTAGTGCATCTCTCGGGCGGGGATACTTACCGTTTTTTGCGCGGCTTGCATAGTCGCAATCAACAGCAGAAACTCAAGAGTTATGCTGCATCCGGACATCTTCTGGTTGGTGTCAGTGCCGGTGCCATGCTGCTGACCGCCAACATAGAAACCGCGGCGCTTTGTGGTGACAGCAATACAGTGGGCCTTGAAAACCTGAAGGCGCTTGGCTTGGCCGACCTTTTATTTGTGCCCCATGTGGTTCATTCGCAGAGCCGAGACCAATCCCATGGCCTCAGCCAAAAACAGCGTGCAAAGCAATTGGCTAAGCGGCATGGTTTGCCCGTTTATCTCTGCTCGGATGAAGACGCGCTGGCCATTATTGATGGCCGACTTCACAGTTTTGGTGCGCCGGAGCTCATCCTGCCAGAGGCTATCGCCTGA
- a CDS encoding DUF6228 family protein — protein MKEWILKNSFGCSVRFHKPELDISGWLKHYCVTISGEGMQASVRVDNLPYGRNPADFFEELARQWQGWQGEQSWAAIEGEYSLVATTDACGHLLLTVSLLAKGGFPAWSAEVSLAIDAGQLQALAMNGKDFFYPAPAGL, from the coding sequence GTGAAAGAATGGATATTGAAAAACAGCTTTGGCTGCTCTGTGCGTTTTCATAAACCCGAGCTGGACATCAGTGGTTGGCTTAAACACTATTGCGTGACCATCTCGGGAGAAGGCATGCAGGCAAGTGTGAGGGTGGATAATCTTCCCTACGGACGGAACCCGGCGGATTTCTTTGAGGAGCTTGCCCGGCAGTGGCAGGGTTGGCAAGGCGAGCAAAGCTGGGCTGCCATAGAAGGTGAGTACAGTCTTGTGGCAACGACAGATGCCTGTGGCCATCTGCTATTGACCGTCAGCCTTTTAGCCAAAGGTGGTTTTCCTGCCTGGAGCGCCGAGGTGAGCCTGGCGATAGATGCCGGGCAGTTGCAGGCATTGGCGATGAACGGCAAAGATTTCTTTTATCCCGCGCCGGCCGGCCTTTGA